Sequence from the Pecten maximus chromosome 8, xPecMax1.1, whole genome shotgun sequence genome:
GATTGGTTACTTGTAATTTGGTACCAGCTCAAGTGATTCTAAGAGGTTTGTGTGTAACTTTGGTCTGCAGTAATTTCtcatttttaccaaattatattttcaagTATTCACATTCATTAACTTTGACACAAccatatgatataattatatcttGAAAGGTCCTCTGTCTTCATGTCCTGTTTTcttcattttataaaacaaatcatgCACATGTTCATATTTTTTAGATTGAGTATTCTTGTAAATTTAGAGAACTCACTTGATGGTAACTATTTCAAAATTGGGGACCAATTTTTGTTTTGcgggaggagggggggggggtatatatatgacaaatgtgtatttatcacatatatatattatcaacaatCAAGTGTGTATCCGGAATTAATCAATATCATCTTTTTATGTTAGTATGTATATTGTTCCGTAATTTGTGTCCGTCCAGTACCGGaagttgttttgatgtttagttggagaagaataaaatataagttggAGGCAGCACGTGTTAGAGATTTTCTATATTGTACACACAGCCAAGCAAACCCCAAACTTAACACGAGGAAGTCCCGAGTGACGAGAAATCATGCAATAACTAATTTACTACATACTTCCTACCTCGAACAAGCATAAAGAATGATTGAAAAACCCACTTTGTTAGTCCTCATACCCGATATATTCATTGTTTTCTCTAAAGTTTACCTGTATGAGTATTTCTCAGTACCAGGGTATCTTGACTCAATATTAATAACACAGTCTgtcattatgtacataatggCTTTAATTGTACTACAGCTACAACTGTAACGAGAGGTATGAGaatgtatacagtatcataTAAAACGTTTAGACCACAATCCAGGTATGGTGCCAGGGAAGGTAAaaagcgtttttttttttaaataagaacTATTTCATGAATTACAGTTATTTCCGTCggtatttttaaagaaatagtATACAAGTGTACGTgcatttgaatttttaattcaAGAAATTATCATTCCAAATTTTATTTCgttatttttcttcattttaaatgTGTCATTAGGTTACAGTAGTCCTTTCATCTGTATTTACTTCCTCAGTACCTTACCTGGTAGTTATTGAATACCATTTCTACTTTCATGCTCTTGAGACACATTTTATGAACTGCATCATGGTGAATTGAGTTGCCCATGAGTCAAATTTAACGAATTGCGAAGCAGCTCTTGTTGAATTCGTCTCAAGAGCAACCCAGTTCATCACTCCAAAGCAACATTCAATCTTGAGGTGTAAATATTGCGAAATTTTCTTTCAAATCCAGTTTGCATATAATCCCTGAATGGCTAAATATGGTACAATAGTTCACGTTTTGATGatcgtcatcgtcatcatcgtACCATTTTTTTCACAATGGATACAATGCATACTATTGACACAATCCTATTCAAAACACTCCAGTATTTATTGTTCTTAGTTAATATTCTGTTCCTTTATCCATCTTCTGTTGTTAAGACACAAACAAGCATTCTTGAGTGGTTAACATACCTCGTAGCCGGTACATTGTCAGCCAATTGTGACTTGGTGATATACAGCCTACGGAACATTCAAATAAGACACTAGGTGACACGGACATATTAAAGTCACGTGTCTATAATTCGATATTTTTTAGGTCATGTCACAACTGGATCATTGAATAACGTGTCCTAAAAATGCGGAACTACGTATCAGCTACATGTTGTTTGCATTCATTATTCATGATTCACGAAAAAAATACGTTCATATTTTAAAAAGTGATATTCACTTTTTGTCTATGTACAATTGTTCCATTTCAGAATTACGTTACATTGCAAATTACCACTAATATCTTGTTGTTGTTTCTACTTTAGTTTTACATTACTGCGGGGTGTAGATACCACCCTTAACACGACCTTGGTATATGTTGATAGGACTTGTAACAATAACAACCAGTGGgatgtgtttgtttatttaatgGCCTGTCGTCAACCGGGGTCATTTTGAACTTAACTCTATTGATGGTGAATAGAGTAAGAGATATGTATAGATATggtaaaaatatacaatatataacgaATGTTTTATATGTGAATGTACATTATGGTATATTTAGGAAGTTTTAAACGTATTCGCGATCTCTACAAAAGGATGTAAGAACCATTATCATAGTTGATATACTTAGTTAGTTATATATGTAAACGTTTTCGCGATCTCTACAAAAGGATGTTTGGGTCATTATCATAGTTGATATCTAAGAGGGTTTTGCGATTATCAAGATGGGCGTCCACGTGCGTAAATgtgttatagaaatattgagATTTTAATCATGatttaaattgttattatttcgCTTAATGAGGGACAAGCGAAGACGTAATGGTcagaaaaatgtttgtttacatcttGTTATGACTAACATTTTCTGAACACCAATTAATATTGTTTCTAATGATGCAAGCATAATTGtgtaatatcaataaaacagtttaaaagCATGACTCAATAATCTTCTATTTGTCTAATATTCTTACGTGTTAAGATTATGACTGCATGATATGACATTTTATgttaggggaggtaactcgcatatcaATTGATGTTTCAATGTTTTTAAGTTCCCACCACACTACCGCTACCTTCTCTATCGTGATGAAACATAGCCCAAAACAAGTTGTCTTCACTTAGATTTAACTGCACGATGTATGTGATATGAACAACATATATTTTACTACCTCAATACGCTGTGTCGTTCCACACTCAAAGTGGTGGTAGTTGAATAAATATGTCGATATAACTAAATGTGGTCGTATTTTTACCCGATCTTATGGTGGCATGGATCTGCCATCACATAGCGagataattttgtcaacatagcgagataaataaaccatatagcgagataataaaaacgacatagcgagataaaacaaccgacatagcgagataatttAATGCGTTTACGAAGTCGCTATCTCGACATCTCGCCGCATTAGATGCTACAACTGACATGGATTTTTTTCCTGTCAGCGTCACGTGACCCCCATTCGGAAGTTCAGCGCGCCAGTGCACACGAGGCTTGGACAGGGAAGCTGAACGGcccaacacctacaacaaaaaGGTAAACAAAGCATGTTAGATACCTATGGCAAATGTTAGGATTACCCCTGTCCAAGCCTCGTGTGCACTGGCGCGCTGAACTTCCGAATGGGGGTCACGTGAcgttgacaagaaaaaaatccatgtcAGTAGTAGCATCTAATGCGGCGAGATGTCGAGATAGCGACATCGTAAATGCATTaaattatctcgctatgtcggttgttttatctcgctatgtcgttttattatctcgctatatggtatatttatctcgctatgttgacaaaattatctCGTTATGTGATGGCAGATCCATGCCACCATACGATCTACATTTTTCCTCACGTGCTCCATGCCACGTGATCTTTTGTTGACGTCATCAGGAATCGCGTTGAAGTCATCAATCCTGTTCAGGTTATGATTTGATTTACAAACAGTTACTGAATCTAGATCTGTTGTGGTATCGGAACCTTATTTACGATCCATCTAACGATTTGTCTCACATGGTTTCTATCGATGGTTTTTATATTGTTGGCTTTATTGTATCGGGGATGAACACAAAACAGTCTCTCAGAAACTTCCCAGTCCAAGGGTTTTGCCATTTTCGGCGGGAAGCACACATGCATACGTGAACCTAGTCCGCGATTGTTTTGTTTGTGCGCTAGAGACACTAGagttaaaagaaaaaacatCTAATTAATGTGGGTTTGTCATATAATTGTTCCAGAATaaacaataaatgaaatagTTAATTAGAATCCAAATATCGAATATCAATTAGGTACTTTTAATACCTTTCTAATATCACTACTCCTTATTTGCATATGCCACCAAACACATACGTATCCAAACTATGGAACTCACAACTCCGTAACAACAGGTCCCTCGACTcgtggttgttggatatgaaatatatttcactctcGCTAAAGCAAGTGTGTCtttttaacttaaaaaaataacatcgAGTAAAATACATATCATGTCCAACAAACATTTGTTATGTGACCATTATGTATACATAAAGCAACTAATCTAAGTTAGAGACATTATGCGAAAGTGTACAATTATTCATGGTTATGTATGActgtgtttttttcattttcttgacTGGTCGATTCTAAACCTCACCTTGCGCAAACATTATATCAACCCGAAATCAGCGCTCAGGTTGATATAGCACGAGTCCATACCCATTGATTGATTGATagggcttaacgtccttgttccggttataaccgagcctaggacactacCGTGTGTGGTTGTACGGGATTTCCCAACAGTCTCTGACGTTGAGATCAGAAATTTAACCAATCAGCACGCTTCTTGATAGGTTGTGCTGATAACCTTCATTGACAAGATGGTAAGCATCGGATTTTCCATACATATATACGTAgaacacttttttttataactgAAGGATTCCAAAAACACCTGACAAGCGACGGACGTCTCAGCGGAAAGAAGCCAACTGACACCTTGTCAGTCGCTGATTTTCCATATTTGGTGCCAAAGCTGAGAACGGCATGAATCGTTCACATTACAactttttgttattgatttcgTTACGATGACCAATCGGTCCTTTAGTATGGATTCCTGACATCAATATTATTCACGGTCCCGAATTCAATAGCTGAAATTGAAACACTTTTCAAGCTGCGACAGTCTTGAACGGCAGTGTTTTACATCGCCTTAAAAAGGTACTGTCATCTGCAACCCTGTTCATAGCCTAATTTGGATATTCGTTTATTTGAActcaaaacattaaaatcatcaatGAATTTTGATTTATAACTGAGTTTGACTTTATTCTATTGAAATTCACACAGCCTACTATTGATCAGCCATATTCTTTCCATCTGGTTTTTTTTAACGACTggtaaaaatgtcaaaatgtcgAGGGGAATTTTGTATCATAAACCAGTCATCAACCTGTTTTCCGGTGAATACAATGATTATCGACCCTCAAAAGTAATATTTCTTTTGGACTTCGAGACGAATAAACGTAGTTTAGCATTTATAAGTTTGAAAATTCAccgtattcacctgaaaacaggtgggaaattgtatgatatatgtattgtataatatgCATTGTCATGTTGTACGTTGTCgatatttaatttctttcaaCGGAAGACGTAGTCAAACATCTTATGAATCAGATCAACTCAAACAAACCAgtcatataaatatcacattttatgcatattatattttttacacgtgtaaaaacaatttgattgttttaaaatattcaacTAACGCTAAATTCTACAACAATGTATAGGTGTTGTGTGTACGATGTGAAGAGTTCCATCCCTTACAGACTCGCTCTCCACACTCTTGTTTCACGCtgtcatttatacatgtacaaatgtactggTAACATTAAAACAGTGATAACATAACAATATGAAATAGCAAATATGTTAGAAAGGAAATATCAGTCGGACTCTGCAATATCGTTAATTTGCATCAAAAGTGCACCCACGTCTGTCAAATCCCACGGGATTTCGTACTCTGTCGCCTCTCGCTTGAGGACAGGTTTTGTGGgtacttttttaattttattagtGTCCGTGTCCGCTGTGATAGGGTATGGTTGACTGGTATGTTCTTCTGGTATATCTGAGGGATTATGTCGCGACTTTTTCACTTTCCCAGTCTCTCTAGATTCTGATTTGACAGGTACGTTCATATCCTTTCCCTTAAGAGGTGGTCCATTGTCTAAATGACGTTTCCTGTGTTCGTTTTTCCCCGAGGAATTTTCAGTTTCTTGATTAGGTTTGAACACGATCCTGTCATGACGTCCTCGTCTCCTATCTCGGACTGATGCCATGTTATTGTCAACAAATATCGTTGTTACCTCCTTTCCCCGTACACTATGCCTCCTTTTGTATTCCTCATCCAGATCGATTGATTTTTCAATAACAGAGAAGCTCCTACCAGAGACAGACTTAGATTGATTACTACTAGCTATATCAGGCACATATCTGTCCTCTATTACCACTGCTACGGATTCGGGTTTGTCTTGCTGTAAATGTCTCTCATGTGAACTTAATGATGGGTCTTTCTTTGTTTCCGGTCTATCTGCCATTGTTTTCCTCTCTTGTGAGCCAGACGGTAATTCCTCGGTTATCACCTGAATTGTATCCTCCTCTTCCACACTGGTGGtatgtatttttagaattttacCCTTACTTGTTCCCGGACGGACATCTTCAACCTGGTCACTGCGATATTGTGGGGAGAATTGCCTGCTACCTTCACTTGGAACTGTTTCCTGACTAGTTACTATTCTAGAATCACTAACTTTTGAAATCTGTTTATATTCTGAATCATTATACTGGTTAGCTTCATAGTTGACGACATCATTTCTCGGTCCTCCAGTTTCCTGCTTATCAGCTAATATACTTTTATCCTTCGGAACATCACTACCCTGCCCTGTTCTACCAGAACCGTCTTTATCTAACACTGCTTTTACCTCACCGTTGCCTGTTGAGATCTTTGGCACCTCACCACCGGTCCGACTTTCGAGTGACAATGCTATATTCTTTTCTATCCCGGCCATTTGTGATACGTCAAATTTGACGACTCCTTCAAGTTTAAACACCACCACATTGCTGTCTTTGTCGGTGCTGGATATCTTACGGTTGTTAGGTCTAGAATGACCTAATTCTTCGTCGTCAACGAAGGCTGGATTCAGTTGACCTTCTCCCGAAAACAGGGAAAGGTCAACATCTGAGAGGTCATCAGCCTTACCCGCTTCACGTTTTTCATCCAGAGTTGGTTTTGTGCGTTTTGGAATCGTTTTTCCGTTTCTGATTTCTAATGGCTCGAGCTTTTTCAAGTTTGTTACGTGTGAAAAATTCTCGCTATTCATGGAAATTCTCTGTACATTGTTGTTGTCGCTGTCTGTTCCATTGTCCTTACGGCGGCTGGAATGTTATACAGATATTGAATCAGCCGAGGTAAACAATCTGACACagtttttttaatatcaaataggAAATTGATTTGGTTCTTTAAAGTCTCTACCTTTTATCTACAAAAGTTAAAATCGAGCACTGACTTCCTTATTTAACTACACAGTGTCGATTGCAATTCATTGTTGAACTTATTATTATTTCATGAAACCCAAGGGAAGTCTTTACTTTTCTTATTGCTAATTTAGCGGTACATGGCGATCGATTATAGTCTACACTTGCTGTTTCTGACAATAAACACACGAACGGTCTGGATATAAAGGCTGCCATCGCATGCACAAAGCTTACCTGATAGAAAATATTAACCTATAAGATAAATTAAACGTTAAAATATTAAGGATAAGTTAGAAAGAAGCATTGAGGAAAACCTACCTGAAGAAGCAGTATGCCACAAAGAATACCAGAATTGCTGCTAGAATCACCCCTCCTATCGATAGACCGACAGCTAATCCACTGCCGTTGGTACCTGGAAACATAGGCAAATGCATATGCTACgtgtaataaaaaatattgatacgGTAAAATTTGCTCTTGTctaatttgaatttatttatcGGTCAGTATGCATGTATCAataaggaaaatatataatatgccgtatttataaaacttttatttttcgGTATGCATGAACCGTTCATAGACATATTTAAATTATTACCtggattcagaaaaaaaaacttcctaGGTATAGGAAGAAATTAACTTGTGATCTAAATCCTAGTCACTTTACCAACTTCATGATGTTTCCTGATCAAAGACATATTTTGTCTTACGTCCTGTTCATTGAAGCACTTTACTGTGTGCCCTGGTCACAGAAACACTTTACTGTGTGTCCTGGTCAGTATTTTACTATGTGTCCTGGTCAAAGACACACTTTACTGTGTGTCCTGGTCATAGAAACCCTTTACTGTGTGTCCTGGTCACAGCCACACTTTACTATGTGTCCTGGTCACAGAAACACTTTACTGTGTGTCCTGGTCAGTACTTTACTATGTGTCTTGGTCAAAGACACGCTTTACTATGTGTCCTGGTCATAGAAACACTTTATTGTGTGTCCTGGTCAAAGACACGTTTTACTATGTGTCCTGGTCACAGACACACTTTAGTATGTGTCCTGGTCACAGAAACACTTTACTGTGTGTCCTGGTCATAGAAACACTTTACTGTGTGTCCTGGTCATAGAAACACT
This genomic interval carries:
- the LOC117332793 gene encoding uncharacterized protein LOC117332793, which encodes MSNTSSETSSTAGLTPNDVTTAGLTQNGDNSGTNGSGLAVGLSIGGVILAAILVFFVAYCFFSRRKDNGTDSDNNNVQRISMNSENFSHVTNLKKLEPLEIRNGKTIPKRTKPTLDEKREAGKADDLSDVDLSLFSGEGQLNPAFVDDEELGHSRPNNRKISSTDKDSNVVVFKLEGVVKFDVSQMAGIEKNIALSLESRTGGEVPKISTGNGEVKAVLDKDGSGRTGQGSDVPKDKSILADKQETGGPRNDVVNYEANQYNDSEYKQISKVSDSRIVTSQETVPSEGSRQFSPQYRSDQVEDVRPGTSKGKILKIHTTSVEEEDTIQVITEELPSGSQERKTMADRPETKKDPSLSSHERHLQQDKPESVAVVIEDRYVPDIASSNQSKSVSGRSFSVIEKSIDLDEEYKRRHSVRGKEVTTIFVDNNMASVRDRRRGRHDRIVFKPNQETENSSGKNEHRKRHLDNGPPLKGKDMNVPVKSESRETGKVKKSRHNPSDIPEEHTSQPYPITADTDTNKIKKVPTKPVLKREATEYEIPWDLTDVGALLMQINDIAESD